A genomic stretch from Setaria viridis chromosome 1, Setaria_viridis_v4.0, whole genome shotgun sequence includes:
- the LOC117849541 gene encoding mitogen-activated protein kinase kinase 4 — protein MRPGGPPNSRALQPPQQPGTPGRSRRRPDLTLPLPQRDLTSLAVPLPLPLPPSSAPSSTSSSGALSGPASLGAPTPPTSAGSAPPNPPPLCELERVRRIGSGAGGTVWMVRHRPTGRAYALKVLYGNHDDAVRRQITREIAILRTAEHPAVVRCHGMYEQAGELQILLEYMDGGSLEGRRIADEGFLAHVARQVLSGIAYLHRRHIVHRDIKPSNLLIDSGRRVKIADFGVGRILNQTMDPCNSSVGTIAYMSPERINTDLNDGAYDGYAGDIWSFGLSILEFYMGRFPLGENLGKQGDWAALMCAICYSDSPQAPRTASPDFKNFISLCLQKNPANRPSAMRLLQHPFVAQPQPQPQPLAAPPPS, from the coding sequence ATGAGGCCGGGCGGGCCGCCGAACTCCCGGGCGCtgcagccgccgcagcagccgggCACGCCGGGGCGGTCGCGCCGGCGCCCGGATCTcacgctgccgctgccgcagcGGGACCTGACCTCGCTCGCGGTGCCGCTGCCCCTGCCGCTCCCTCCGTCCTCCGCGCCGTCGTCCACGTCGTCGTCGGGGGCGTTGTCGGGCCCGGCGTCGCTCGGCGCGCCCACCCCGCCGACCTCGGCCGGCTCCGCGCCGCCGAACCCACCGCCGCTGTGCGAGCTGGAGCGCGTGCGCCGCAtcgggagcggcgccggcgggacgGTGTGGATGGTGCGCCACCGCCCCACGGGCCGCGCCTACGCGCTCAAGGTGCTCTACGGCAACCACGACGACGCCGTGCGGCGGCAGATCACGCGCGAGATCGCCATCCTCCGCACCGCCGAGCACCCGGCCGTGGTGCGCTGCCACGGCATGTACGAGCAGGCCGGCGAGCTCCAGATCCTGCTCGAGTACATGGACGGGGGATCCCTCGAGGGTCGCCGCATCGCCGACGAGGGCTTCCTCGCGCACGTGGCGCGCCAGGTGCTCTCCGGCATCGCCTACCTTCACCGGCGCCACATCGTGCACCGCGACATCAAGCCCTCCAACCTCCTGATCGACTCGGGGCGGCGCGTCAAGATCGCCGACTTCGGCGTGGGCCGCATCCTCAACCAGACCATGGACCCCTGCAACTCCTCCGTCGGCACCATCGCCTACATGAGCCCCGAGCGCATCAACACCGACCTCAACGACGGCGCCTACGATGGCTACGCCGGCGACATCTGGAGCTTCGGCCTCAGCATCCTCGAGTTCTACATGGGCCGCTTCCCCCTCGGCGAGAACCTCGGCAAGCAGGGCGACTGGGCCGCGCTCATGTGCGCCATCTGCTACTCCGACTCGCCGCAGGCGCCGCGCACCGCCTCGCCGGACTTCAAGAACTTCATCAGTCTCTGCCTCCAGAAGAACCCGGCGAACCGGCCGTCCGCGATGCGCCTGCTGCAGCACCCGTTCGTGgcccagccgcagccgcagccgcagcccctcgccgccccgccgccgtcatGA
- the LOC140221699 gene encoding uncharacterized protein translates to MLQEEREGPYVISACTVVGDSQIWISTKGGGTFSFDTTSGVWSEAGDWALPFYGRVEYAPELALGFGFTSEGRQLATCDLGVASPTSSPVLQEVWDELAPPLPPRWVPVMSFLLPLGAGKFCVGRMVDLAPAWRPSRCSPARRLCTAAEGRSG, encoded by the coding sequence ATGCTACAAGAGGAACGGGAAGGACCCTATGTCATCAGCGCCTGCACGGTGGTCGGCGACTCGCAGATATGGATATCCACGAAGGGGGGTGGCACCTTCTCCTTCGACACGACAAGCGGCGTGTGGAGCgaggccggcgactgggcgctGCCGTTCTACGGCCGCGTCGAGTACGCCCCCGAGCTCGCGCTCGGGTTCGGCTTCACGTCCGAAGGCAGGCAGCTCGCTACCTGTGACCTTGGCGTGGCATCGCCGACGAGCTCACCGGTGCTGCAGGAGGTGTGGGACGAGCtcgcaccgccgctgccgccacggtGGGTCCCGGTGATGTCGTTCCTCCTGCCTCTGGGCGCGGGCAAGTTTTGCGTCGGCCGGATGGTCGACCTGGCACCGGCGTGGAGACCATCGCGGTGCTCACCGGCGAGGAGGTTGTGCACGGCAGCAGAGGGGCGCTCAGGATGA
- the LOC117856784 gene encoding uncharacterized protein: MGLSELLPEDVLADVLRRLAPRWLATSRCVCRSWRATVDNRGLLSAVADLLPRTVAGIFLQHSSTWMSSFLARPSVGPMVSADLDYTFSGDGDKIYDSFEVRDHCNGLLLLQNCVVNPATQQWAHLPPRPPLPCVGPDYFYADEYLVYDPTDSPYYEVFSILRVRRKFELSPRHQTPSLEGSPFTFKKLDPALEELEWPPSPCVLHVFSSRTGRWERRSFVREGVAAGTIAHMRIDPYVEHRYAVYWRGALYVQCQTDFIMRLSLSSEKYQLIQLPVTFEPDGCSDEAYARRLSIGKSEKGVYSVLVDENQIKVWILDDSDGQIKWVSKQLVVDLPKLQDKICCKSQSHGPWVLQGINFRIDKARGFGNPATEQFEWDSDNDNLLPDNGNGTGYKHHITFLGFHPYKEVIFLNDSSVRVLAYHLNSSKIQDIGYIYPEEDVYSLGNDRVWVERSFPYTPCWMRDFPQNV, from the exons ATGGGCTTGTCGGAGCTCCTTCCAGAGGACGTGCTTGCTgacgtcctccgccgcctcgcgccgcgCTGGCTAGCCACCTCCCGCTGCGTCTGCCGGTCGTGGCGCGCCACCGTCGACAATCGCGGGCTGCTGAGCGCCGTCGCGGACCTCCTCCCGCGCACCGTCGCTGGAATCTTCCTCCAACACAGCAGCACCTGGATGTCGTCATTCCTCGCCCGTCCCTCCGTGGGGCCCATGGTCTCCGCCGACCTCGACTACACCTTCTCCGGCGACGGTGACAAGATTTACGACTCCTTTGAGGTCAGGGACCACTGCAACGGCCTTCTCTTGCTCCAGAACTGCGTGGTGAACCCAGCCACGCAGCAGTGGGCGCACctgcccccgcggccgccgcttccGTGCGTGGGGCCTGACTACTTCTACGCCGATGAGTACCTCGTCTACGATCCGACCGATTCGCCATACTATGAGGTGTTCTCTATCCTCCGTGTTCGACGTAAGTTTGAGCTTAGCCCTCGCCATCAAACCCCGTCGCTGGAGGGATCACCGTTCACCTTTAAAAAACTGGACCCCGCATTGGAGGAGCTAGAATGGCCGCCGTCACCTTGCGTCCTCCATGTCTTCTCTTCTAGGACGGGGCGATGGGAGAGGAGGTCCTTTGTTCGAGAAGGGGTGGCCGCGGGGACTATCGCCCACATGCGGATCGATCCGTATGTTGAGCATCGCTATGCTGTCTACTGGCGAGGAGCACTCTACGTGCAATGCCAAACTGATTTTATTATGAG GTTATCACTGTCAAGTGAAAAGTACCAGCTAATTCAACTACCCGTAACTTTCGAACCGGACGGTTGCAGCGATGAAGCTTATGCAAGAAGGCTTTCCATAGGAAAATCTGAGAAGGGGGTGTACAGTGTATTAGTAGATGAGAATCAAATTAAGGTTTGGATCCTTGATGACTCTGATGGTCAAATCAAGTGGGTGTCAAAGCAGCTGGTTGTCGACTTGCCTAAGCTACAAGACAAAATCTGCTGTAAGTCCCAAAGTCACGGTCCTTGGGTGTTGCAGGGTATCAACTTTCGAATTGACAAAGCTCGTGGATTTGGAAATCCAGCGACAGAGCAGTTTGAATGGGACTCCGATAATGATAATCTTCTCCCAGACAATGGCAATGGAACGGGATATAAACATCATATAACCTTCCTTGGGTTTCATCCCTACAAGGAGGTCATCTTTCTAAATGACTCATCCGTGAGAGTGCTAGCCTATCATTTGAACAGCTCGAAGATCCAAGACATTGGCTACATATATCCAGAAGAGGATGTTTACAGCCTTGGCAATGACCGTGTATGGGTAGAGCGCTCGTTTCCGTACACGCCTTGCTGGATGAGAGACTTCCCTCAAAATGTTTGA
- the LOC117840794 gene encoding E3 ubiquitin-protein ligase At4g11680, which translates to MNTSRMEQATGVSGPEHIIDIPRDTGSSASVSRSADRENHEELNPVDRPSTRALVPALQAPSAIGAVPSAGQTSGTRRSDNYVRRHRSPLNSGLWISIEVIVNVSQIVAAIVVLCLSRKEHPQAPLLEWVIGYTVGCFATLPHLYWRYIHRNIVNGEHEPAHAPQGSSHNNSTEATHAASASERRRNAARNAVLANPRINALFDHFKMALDCFFAVWFVVGNVWIFGGRSSAADAPNLYRLCIVFLTFSCIGYAMPFILCAMICCCLPCIISVMGFREDTNNTRGATSESINALPTYKFKTKKRRHGSGSEAEGQEGGIVAAGTEKERSLSAEDAVCCICLAKYAHNDELRELPCSHCFHKDCVDKWLKINALCPLCKSEIASSSSTSDTRQSEQNAIPVQEIEMH; encoded by the exons ATGAACACTTCAAGAATGGAACAAGCAACAGGTGTAAGTGGTCCTGAACACATAATTGATATTCCAAGGGACACTGGTTCTTCTGCTTCAGTTTCTCGCAGTGCGGATAGAGAGAACCATGAAGAATTAAATCCTGTGGACAGGCCTTCAACTAGAGCTCTAGTACCTGCCTTGCAGGCACCATCAGCAATAGGTGCTGTACCTAGTGCAGGGCAGACTTCAGGCACTAGGAGAAGTGATAACTATGTTCGTCGCCACAGAAGCCCTTTGAATTCTGGACTGTGGATTTCAATTGAAGTTATTGTCAATGTGAGCCAGATTGTAGCTGCCATTGTTGTTCTTTGTCTGTCAAGAAAGGAGCATCCACAAGCTCCATTACTTGAGTGGGTCATAGGTTATACGGTTGGTTGTTTTGCAACATTACCCCATCTCTATTGGCGCTATATACACCGTAATATTGTAAATGGTGAGCATGAGCCAGCACACGCGCCTCAAGGGTCTTCTCATAACAACTCAACTGAAGCCACTCATGCAGCAAGTGCATCGGAGCGTCGTAGGAATGCTGCACGAAATGCGGTGCTTGCTAATCCCAG GATTAATGCACTGTTTGACCACTTCAAGATGGCCCTGGATTGTTTCTTTGCTGTATGGTTTGTTGTTGGAAATGTGTGGATATTTGGTGGGCGTTCTTCTGCTGCTGATGCTCCAAACTTGTACAG GTTATGTATTGTGTTCCTCACTTTTAGTTGCATTGGGTATGCCATGCCGTTCATCCTCTGCGCAATGATATGCTGCTGCCTTCCATGCATTATATCTGTTATGGGTTTTAGAGAAGATACAAACAACACAAGAGGGGCTACATCGGAATCTATCAATGCTTTGCCTACATATAAATTCAAAACCAAGAAACGCCGCCATGGTTCAGGAAGTGAAGCTGAAGGCCAAGAAGGTGGGATAGTGGCTGCAGGGACTGAGAAGGAGCGATCACTTTCTGCTGAAGATGCT GTATGCTGCATCTGTCTTGCCAAGTATGCACACAATGATGAGCTTCGTGAACTTCCATGCTCACATTGTTTCCACAAGGATTGTGTTGATAAATGGCTCAAGATAAACGCACTTTGCCCTTTGTGCAAATCTGAGATAGCAAGCTCATCTAGCACTTCTGATACACGTCAATCAGAGCAGAATGCTATTCCAGTGCAGGAGATTGAAATGCATTAG
- the LOC117856793 gene encoding glutamate receptor 2.7 has protein sequence MGTRFPSAAASLVALWVLGALVGHRAAAAEPVRVGVILDLASVAGRRWRTSIRMAVEDYYAVHANSTTRVELRFRDSSGDAVAAVSAGELVVILSFSTVRLSRAAVDLIKNAQVQAIIHGAQTAAEAEFVAHIGGRAHVPVLSFSAVPAAPTPFSVRASADDDSSQAAPVAGVLGNFRWRAAVLLHEDSPSGAAIAPALADALRGVGASVAHRAAVPADASDDRLDAVLYRVSAATTTRVFVVHMPLTLALRLFRRAVTAGMMSEGYVWIATAAVGEADALSPEDIDAMRGVVAVRRYAPPTRQAADFAKRFTARLQRDNDGARDIPVPTVSTLRAYDAAWAAAAAAAVEEAGISGSAFEPPEGSTGPTELDQLGVSATGEKLLKALRDTAFDGLAGKFRVLDGQLQAPAYEIVNFAAEGPRTVGLWTRKSGISPELDNDGSGEGLKDVVFPGLEQSDIRVPKGWAFSPAGQELVIAVPVKHGFWEFVQVYNDTTTNRTVISGYCIDVFDAAIKALPYPVYYRYEPFYGIGGGNSGSYEQLVDLVPGQVSSGKLLTISSVVGHLVPVLCTLLTMNCLLILPLQKADAVVGDVAITGSRMAEVDFTMPFTESGWSMVVAVQSQTATGMFFFLKPLTPALWLASLAAFIFTGFVIWVIEHRINPEFRGTPLQQFGIIFHFAFSTLVFAHRENVESNLSKFLMVIWVFAVLILTSSYTASLTSMLTVQKLNPSVTDVNYLINNGDYVGYQEGSFVAGELLKMNFDQSKLRSYRTPAEYADALSRGSDNGGVAAVFDEVPYLKIFLSQYCDGYTMAGPVYKGTGFGFVFPKGSPMAPEVSRAIVGLTEGYDMGLIERKWFGAPGACGGDGVDASTASLTLWNFSGLFLITAVASSIVLIVYLATFVYRERHELRAAEPGSGSVSLKRFRAWLQHYDRKDMTAPHFKQQFWSDSSPSTNGSSHGKKRERAEQEEATAMRDFGGPGASSLSDHSRMDSASPLERKGSGELRTPFEQRIGEGATEKRASTPERKPSLKVPQNTEGRKKLPLSP, from the exons ATGGGGACGCgtttcccctccgccgccgcttccctcGTCGCGCTGTGGGTTTTGGGCGCGCTGGTCGGCCACCGGGCCGCAGCGGCGGAGCCCGTCCGCGTCGGCGTCATACTCGACCTGGCGTCCGTCGCCGGCAGGAGGTGGCGGACCAGCATCCGGATGGCGGTGGAGGACTACTACGCCGTGCACGCCAACTCCACCACGAGGGTCGAGCTCCGTTTCAGGGACTCCTCCGGCGATGCCGTTGCCGCCGTTTCCGCCGGTGAGCTCGTCGTCATCCTGTCATTCTCT ACTGTGCGCTTGTCGCGTGCAGCGGTGGACCTGATCAAGAACGCGCAGGTGCAGGCCATCATCCACGGGGCGCAGACGGCCGCGGAGGCCGAGTTCGTGGCCCACATTGGCGGCCGCGCCCACGTCCCCGTCCTCTCCTTCTCCGCCGTCcccgcggcgccgacgccgtTCTCCGTGCGCGCCTCGGCCGACGACGACTCCTCGCAGGCCGCTCCCGTCGCCGGCGTCCTGGGAAACTTCCGGTGGCGCGCGGCGGTCCTGCTGCACGAGGACTcgccctccggcgccgccatcgcccccGCTCTCGCGGACGCGCTCCGGGGCGTCGGCGCCAGCGTGGCGCACCGCGCCGCGGTGCCGGCCGACGCGTCCGACGACCGTCTCGACGCCGTGCTCTACCGCgtgtcggcggcgacgacgacgcgcgtGTTCGTCGTGCACATGCCCCTTACCCTGGCCCTGAGGCTGTTCCGCAGGGCCGTGACCGCCGGCATGATGTCCGAAGGCTACGTCTGGATCGCCACGGCCGCCGTGGGCGAAGCGGACGCGCTGAGCCCCGAGGACATCGACGCGATGCGGGGCGTTGTCGCCGTCCGGCGTTacgcgccgccgacgaggcaggCCGCTGACTTCGCCAAACGGTTCACGGCGAGGCTGCAGCGGGACAACGATGGCGCTCGAGACATCCCGGTCCCGACCGTGTCGACGCTCCGGGCCTACGACGCGGCATGGgcagccgctgccgctgccgccgtcgaggAGGCCGGGATCTCCGGCTCGGCTTTCGAACCGCCGGAAGGGAGCACGGGTCCGACGGAACTGGACCAGCTCGGCGTGTCGGCCACCGGCGAAAAATTGCTCAAGGCTCTGCGTGACACGGCGTTCGACGGGCTGGCCGGGAAGTTCAGGGTGTTGGACGGGCAGCTGCAAGCGCCGGCTTACGAGATCGTCAACTTCGCCGCAGAAGGCCCCAGGACGGTGGGGTTGTGGACAAGGAAATCTGGGATCTCACCGGAGCTCGACAACGACGGCAGCGGCGAAGGTTTGAAGGATGTCGTTTTCCCGGGCTTGGAACAGTCAGACATTCGAGTTCCGAAAGGGTGGGCATTCTCGCCGGCCGGGCAAGAGCTCGTCATCGCCGTGCCGGTGAAGCATGGGTTCTGGGAGTTCGTGCAGGTGTACAACGACACGACGACCAATAGGACGGTGATCTCAGGCTACTGCATCGATGTGTTCGACGCGGCCATCAAGGCACTGCCGTATCCGGTCTACTACCGGTACGAGCCATTCTACGGCATTGGCGGTGGCAACTCGGGTTCTTACGAGCAACTGGTTGACCTTGTTCCCGGACAGGTGAGCTCGGGCAAATTGCTGACGATTTCTTCAGTAGTTGGCCACTTG GTACCTGTGCTCTGTACTCTACTCACCATGAATTGTCTACTAATCTTGCCGCTGCAGAAAGCTGATGCCGTCGTCGGCGACGTGGCCATCACCGGGAGCAGGATGGCCGAGGTGGACTTCACGATGCCGTTCACCGAGTCCGGGTGGtcgatggtggtggcggtgcagtCGCAGACGGCCACGggcatgttcttcttcctgaAGCCTCTCACCCCCGCCCTCTGGCTCGCCAGCCTCGCCGCCTTCATCTTCACCGGCTTCGTCATCTGGGTGATAGAGCACCGGATCAACCCCGAGTTCCGCGGCACGCCGCTGCAGCAGTTCGGCATCATCTTCCACTTCGCCTTCTCCACCCTCGTCTTCGCACACA GGGAGAATGTGGAGAGCAACCTGTCAAAGTTCTTGATGGTGATATGGGTGTTCGCCGTCCTGATCCTGACGTCGAGCTACACGGCCAGCTTGACATCGATGCTGACGGTCCAGAAGCTCAATCCATCGGTGACGGACGTCAACTATCTCATCAACAACGGCGACTACGTCGGCTACCAGGAGGGTTccttcgtcgccggcgagctcctgAAGATGAACTTCGACCAGAGCAAGCTGAGGAGCTACAGGACGCCGGCCGAGTACGCCGACGCGCTGTCCAGAGGCTCCGACAATGGCGGGGTCGCCGCGGTGTTCGACGAGGTCCCCTACCTCAAGATCTTCCTGTCGCAGTACTGCGACGGCTACACCATGGCGGGACCCGTCTACAAGGGCACCGGCTTCGGCTTCGTGTTCCCGAAAGGATCCCCCATGGCGCCGGAGGTGTCGCGCGCCATCGTGGGGCTGACGGAAGGGTACGACATGGGGCTGATCGAGAGGAAATGGTTCGGCGCGCCGGGggcctgcggcggcgacggcgtggacgCGTCCACCGCCAGCCTCACCCTGTGGAACTTCAGCGGGCTGTTCCTCATCACCGCGGTGGCGTCGTCGATAGTGCTCATCGTCTACCTCGCCACCTTCGTCTACCGGGAGCGGCACGAGCTCCGGGCGGCGGAGCCCGGCTCCGGGAGCGTGTCGCTGAAGCGGTTCCGCGCGTGGCTGCAGCACTACGACCGCAAGGACATGACGGCGCCCCACTTCAAGCAGCAGTTCTGGAGCgactcgtcgccgtcgacgaaCGGGAGCAGCCATGggaagaagagggagagagCAGAGCAGGAGGAAGCCACGGCCATGCGCGATTTCGGCGGCCCGGGAGCGTCTTCCCTCAGCGACCACTCACGCATGGACTCGGCTTCGCCGCTGGAGcggaaggggtcgggtgagtTGAGGACACCGTTCGAGCAGAGGATTGGGGAGGGAGCCACGGAGAAACGCGCGTCTACACCGGAGCGCAAGCCGTCGCTCAAGGTCCCGCAGAACACCGAGGGAAGGAAGAAGCTGCCGTTATCCCCGTGA